The following are encoded together in the uncultured Sphaerochaeta sp. genome:
- the tilS gene encoding tRNA lysidine(34) synthetase TilS, whose product MPTIDAIVPKTIQDFLISHHIPRDMHLAVAFSGGSDSLALLIGLSALFPEEQVSVFYVNHRLRSEQELSQELQLCLANCQRLGYGLEVLDLGKGSVEARAKRDGEGIEAAARTLRYEALYAACRNHGCAYLATAHNADDQIETLLMRLFQAASVSSLKGAAAFTQSPVNATLIRPLLTLPHRTLRAYVEAEAFQWAEDTTNEQDAYLRNKIRHTIKPQILALFPNAYDAVSIMSRRFSDIAGVLQTLEDEALSCVKILKGEVRFSLDWYKGVMPQMREGLLYRLYAEVCSSETQRIRQAMIARLQEHLDASTTSSRLHIEAGGSIIMVSEGWVVWIRETQYPHYLVPLLHPGEDQEIFLPGGIVFRIDALQDETDTRLLRIDADSLDHAVIRSAEDGDWVELEAGRVSVSKLLSSYRIPKSKHPTVPLLCDRSGVVAVFARMYGGRDRLARRFKAPLARRLTNIYSSRIKEQ is encoded by the coding sequence TTGCCTACAATAGACGCAATCGTTCCTAAGACAATCCAAGATTTTCTTATATCGCACCACATCCCAAGGGATATGCACCTTGCTGTCGCCTTTTCTGGTGGCAGTGACTCACTTGCCTTGCTGATTGGGCTCTCGGCCTTGTTTCCAGAAGAGCAGGTTTCTGTCTTTTACGTCAATCATCGGCTGCGTTCAGAGCAAGAGCTGTCCCAAGAGTTGCAGCTTTGTCTTGCGAATTGTCAACGGTTGGGATATGGTCTTGAGGTTCTTGACTTGGGCAAGGGAAGCGTTGAGGCGCGCGCGAAAAGAGATGGGGAAGGTATTGAAGCTGCTGCACGAACGCTGCGCTATGAGGCTTTGTATGCTGCATGCCGAAATCATGGTTGTGCCTATCTTGCTACTGCACACAATGCTGACGACCAGATAGAGACCTTGCTGATGCGTTTGTTTCAGGCAGCCTCGGTTTCTTCTCTCAAAGGTGCAGCTGCCTTCACACAGTCCCCAGTTAACGCCACCCTGATCAGACCTTTGCTTACGCTTCCCCATCGTACCCTCAGAGCTTATGTAGAGGCCGAGGCGTTTCAGTGGGCAGAGGATACAACAAATGAACAAGATGCCTATCTGCGAAATAAGATTCGTCATACCATCAAACCGCAGATCCTTGCACTCTTTCCGAATGCCTACGATGCAGTTTCAATCATGTCCAGGCGTTTTTCCGATATCGCTGGTGTATTGCAGACTTTGGAAGATGAGGCTCTCTCGTGTGTGAAAATACTCAAGGGTGAGGTGCGATTTTCCCTGGATTGGTATAAAGGTGTGATGCCACAGATGCGTGAGGGATTGTTGTATCGCCTGTACGCAGAGGTTTGCTCTTCTGAGACACAGCGTATTCGACAGGCTATGATTGCGCGGTTACAGGAGCACCTTGATGCCAGTACCACTTCCAGTCGTTTGCATATTGAGGCTGGAGGCAGCATTATAATGGTATCTGAAGGATGGGTTGTTTGGATTCGTGAGACTCAGTACCCCCACTATCTGGTTCCTTTGCTTCATCCAGGAGAGGATCAGGAAATTTTCCTGCCGGGGGGGATAGTGTTTCGTATTGATGCGCTACAAGATGAAACAGATACAAGATTGCTGAGGATTGATGCAGATTCTCTGGATCATGCGGTTATACGCTCTGCAGAAGATGGTGATTGGGTTGAGCTGGAAGCTGGTAGGGTTTCTGTATCCAAATTGCTCTCTTCGTACCGTATTCCAAAGAGCAAGCATCCAACGGTTCCTCTCTTGTGCGACCGTAGTGGGGTTGTAGCGGTTTTTGCACGTATGTATGGTGGTAGGGACCGGTTGGCACGCCGTTTCAAGGCTCCCCTTGCCCGAAGATTGACAAATATATATAGTAGTAGAATAAAGGAACAATGA